The region taaatacctttGCAAGACAAACGACTGGCGCTAATCGTGTAAAAACGCAGAGTGTAGGTCGTCATACGGTAGTCGGTAGTAGAATGCGTAATTTATTAGTCGCATACGGTTTGCCTGCAGGTCTATTATTTCTGTACTCTCTCGATGCGGCTGATTTGCATCGAGGATGCGAGATTATGTATCGATTCTTTCGGCTGCTTCTTACAGCAGAAACGCGTATGCGTCTGGAATACCGTTTTTGCGAACCTAATTCAGCCAGCGGCACTGTAGAATGTGCTACCGCTAATAAGGTGGAagaaataatcgttgaaagatCGTTCAACTCTGATAACTGGATTATCGACTCGGGCGTGCCTAACAACTGAGAACGCAATGGCCATCAAAAGAGCTTCAAGGAATATCTTAGAAGGATCGACCGGTACAGCGTATAATATTGGGATTCCATGTAGGTCCTGTCAATTACATGTGATAATTAGTTTGTTagatacttttttcaaaactgttcaacagttatttgttttcttccgCGGTGAAATTCTACAAACTTCATGTTTTATCGGGATTTTatggcaaaaataaaaaattactattcaGGACGTAcgcgaaaattaaaaaaatgcagcAAAATGTTTTCTTGCTTGCTCATTTGCACAACCAACCATTGCCAACCACAAGTGTGCGCTTTTCtacgaaataaaaacttgtatCTTGGGGCTTCCTAGTTTCACTTGCAATACTGACACAAATctgattcattcattttattttcttattaaaTACGCCTGTTTATAATTAGATTTGCATAGAAATGGTCTAGCGCCATTGTGCTGTTAAAGATATACATACTTTCATCGTTACTGGTATCGTAGATGAATCTTTAATTAAATATCCACTTTTAAATTGTcgtcgcaaaaattttcatgttctgcttgaagaaaataaaactataaCAACATTATAACGattggtttgaaaaatctagAAAGTGGCACTGACCTGACTTTAATGCATATTCATCGTCTCGTTTTAGAAATGAATCTGCCTGAGGTGAATAAGATTCTCTGTGTAgagtttgaagaaatttcttCCATCATCGATGCTGTTCACAAACAAGATTTATACGTCCAATAGATTATCCATctaaagaaatattgtttggaTCTATTACGAACGGCTAAAAAGCCCCAATCTATTCACGTGTACTTGGAATTCCTTGataatgttcaaaaaataGGGTAACAGACTCCTAAAATAACGTTCCtaaaataaatatgcaaaaacGGTGTAATTTCTGAATGTGCGATGTTTTACAATGTATAGTAAAGAATTCGCCACGTGTCTGTGTGATATCTCTAAGCCTGTAGACGAGGTCAATAAACCGCGCTATTTTCAACCTCTACTATTTTACGCGGATGGAGTTGCGGTAAATGTGAGCTTAGAAAAcagaaagtaaataaaaatatcgtaaaactGGGAGTACATCCGCGTTTAGACTGCACGCCGGGTGCGGGGATATGGGAGAATACCTGTTCCCTTGCAAAACAGTAGagaaatgtataatgtatCCGAGTGTATAATAACAGGTGGGTAATTTAAAATACGTGAAACCCGTAGAAGGAAATGATTAAATTGGCGATTCCCTACTTTCAAAATCGATCGCTTTCACGGTGAGTGTGCGCGCGCCGTCGCGCCATCGGAATTTCAAACGTCGAAACGCGAACAGCGTATGCAGACAGAATCTGCCTTATATCAACGAGAACGGTGATCGCTCAACAGATGTCCCGGTTTTTGAAGGAGGCCGTTGGCTAACCTTTcgaaagtatattttttgatctttgttttttttttatcaggtgGTCCCCTTCCTCTTCGTTCGACttctattttctctttctctctttctctttttcttctcgttgtTTACACCTTTTTGTGGGTCTTGACGAAAAAATCAAGTCCTTCTTGTGAAAGTTGCCCCCTGGCAACGTGGGCTGCTGCAAGACGCGCGTGTGTAACGTGGAGCGCGATAAACCTCGGGTTGTATGGATATTATCCACGTACGTGTACGTAATAAGCGTATTAAGACGAGACTCGAGGCGATCGCCGCggtaaatttcatttgttttcttattcaatGGTGTACGTAGGTCCGTATGATTCATGGCGCGAGTTACAAGCTGGACGTGGTTTCAATTTACCAGGGTTAGGGTATAGATGTAGGGTGAGCGGCCTACATGAGTCAAGTCAGGCAATCACGCTTCTCACTTTCGCTCATTCCTCCCCAAGTATCCTTTTACGGACTTTTAGCTTGCGTTCTACGATTTTACTCCTTTATTATTGATATGTTCTTTTTTCTACCTGTTTCAGCTATCCGGCAACAGTTTCCAGCAAGGTTACTACCGTTCAACTAATTTTCAGCAAATTTCGACTTGAGACTGCAATAGCTACTGGAGCGATTATAGTTTTCGAATAGCTGTAAATGTACAGATTTGCGtgcaggtgaaaatattgttgatTAACATCATTGGGCCTTGCGACGAATGCATATGCATAcagtacatatacatacatagtaattgaatacattttttaatttttatgtaaaacTACATAAAAAAGCTTTATTTCGCCACCGTTTTCttgcaaaaaatatgtataaaaaacatcatcatcatcatcatcctctCATCATATTCGCTTATATAATACAgtcgtataaaaataatagtgtATTCGtttcgtataattatattacaaatGGGAAACGAGACTGGGATTGGGCGAGTCCCGGGCCTCGTCCCTGTGTGTCTGTGTACGTGTGAGCATCGCGAGTTCGTATGAGTGGGATTTGGGGGTCTTAAAGGCTGGGGAAAAGGGACCGCGAAATATAGTTGACTAGTAGGGGCCTGAGGCACCAGGGGGGCCGTAGTTTGAGCTCGGTCCGCTGGGGCCGCTGCCTCCGCCGATCGATCCGTGGCCGTCGCTGCCGCCGTGACCGCCGCCAATACCGCCGCCGATACCACCGCCGTGACCGCCGCCGATTCCGCCGCCGATTCCACTGTCGAGTCCTCCTCCGATTCCTCCGCCGATTCCTCCGCCGATTCCTCCGCCGATTCCTCCGCCGATTCCACCGCCGATTCCACCACCACCGCCGGACGTGACCTCTTtctaaaatggaaaaatatcaGGCCCCAGGACCGTTAGCTTTGTTCAACGAGTTGAATCCACCTTACATACTTATTATAAAGCTAAACTCGGAGAAACTCTGCAAGGAGTGCAACATTCGTGTTCTCAATTCCCTGCCAGCGcgacgttttttttccactcacCTGGGTCTTGTACTTGATGAAGTAGACCTCTGGCTTGCTGGGCTGGGTGGGAGCGATGGTTGGCAGATTGATTTCTGGCGCCTCATCGGGTTTCTTAACCAAAACGTAGATGAGGGTCTTCTGCTCGTCCTGTTGCGGCAGAGCCGGGATGACGGGGGCGGTGGGGGTGGGTGGGGTTGGGGCCTTAATGAAGATGATTTTGTAGTGCTTCTGTGGGGGCGCTGGGGGCAAGATAGGCCTGGAGGGTCTGTCTTCGGGCGCCTCTGGGGGTGGGACGTGGACGTAGATGTGCTTCTGGATGAGGGAGCCACCGCCGCCTACGGCGCCGCCTCCGAATCCGCCACCGAATCCACCCCCGAATCCACCGCCTGATCCGCCGAACGAGCCGCCTCCTCCGGAAATACCGCCGAACGAGCTGCCGCCTCCAAACGAATGGCCTCCGAAACCTCCGGAGCCGCCGGAGCCTCCGAAGCTTGTGAAACCGCCAcctccgccgccgccgccatGGCTGCTTCCGAGGCTCAGACCGCCTCCGCCGATTCCACCGCCGAGGCCAAGTCCTGCCAGTCCTCCACCGGGTGCGCCGTAGCTTCCGCTAGGCTGAGAGTAAGAGTAACCGGCCTCCGGCCGTGCCATAGCCACCGCGGCTAGCGCCAcgatctgaaaatatttaagattaggttaggtttgACGTTAATTTCCGGTTCGAGGTGTGAAGAAGACATTTTGGCgattcgattcatttttctgATTGAAAGAATTAGACGAAAAACAACCCGGGCTTTCTTTCAGGTTCGTTTTTTGTCTCGTGTGACATGATAAAAGAGTGTGTAATTATTCGTCGGAAGTACACGTCCGGTTTAGTGCCGGTTCACCGAAGATGATTCCGTCGACCCGGAACTGCATCCGGCAGCGGGAGGTGAAAGTGAAGTGActataagaaaatataatactcGATTTGTTCTTCTTAGTAAAAAAAAGGTCgagttttttcttcgttaaatAACGAAAATCACAAATTTACACGTGTATTCCTGTGCGAGTGAGTGAAAGAGAACAAGAGTgagtgataatttttttcacagattataagaaaaatctgTTTTTCGCAATCTTTTTCGTTTGAggttcttttttatttcgaaattctgcacttcgttattatttttcacaagctATATAATCCGTCTCGTTCCTGATTTGTTGTTAAATAATCCTCAGAATATTTTGAGAGTatccttcctttcttccttccgacgaagacgacgaagaAGTTCGTATGGTTAATCTCTCGTTATACGTTTATTATCTTCCGTCACATGCACCGCGATTCGtcagtgtaattattatcgttgctTAGCGGATGGGTTGaggatgagaaaagaaaaaacgaaacaacgaGAACAAACACGTTGCCGTAGCTTCGAGGATTCCGTTGAGTATACGATGTACTCACCATGAATGCTCTCATGGTTGCTGCGGTTCCTTGATTTGAGGACTGATGCTCCGTGGATGTCTTGAGGCCCCCTTTTATACAGACTAGGCCCCACTCGCTCCGACCCATCACCCATGAGATGCGGTAGAGTTATTGCAAATCCAGtcattgttcgtttatttatttacatctgTTAGAGTAgtcggaaaaatttgaaaaaaaatccgtcaTAACCGCACTTCGTTTTccaataaatgaaatttattcgaaaaatttatcagtGAGATTTACACCTTTAGCGGCAATGCATTCTTGGAATAGAAAGTCATCATTTAAAAAACACCGCATCTTCACTGTAGAGCCACTCGAACGAGAGGTGTCGCACAAAACTTGGATTTTAATTCTTTAATTGAGAGTCAGCCAGCagtcttctttctttctcaatttctcttcAAACATCTCATtacctctctccctctctctttctgtctctctctctctccctatctatctatttttctctaattctcTTACTCTCTAACTTTTCACCTTAATTAAGCCGATATCCAAAACAGCTCGATTATTACCTAGAcgattggggaaaaaattgtttcagttaaagaataacaaaaaaatatgaaatttacgATCTAAATCGAAAgttaagtgaaaattttttgatgcAAATTCGTAGAATAATTCGGTTAGATCGGGTGAAAGGCTCGATATTATGAAATCATGGTAATACTGTGTATCTTTCTAGTGGCAAGTTATCGCCAACGTACGCACCTTTTTGTATTCCAACGTATTACGAGACTATTTAAGATCCGCAGGAGTGAAGAGGCTCACTGACCTTGTACCACTCTCGTTCATACGTAATTAAAGGAAACTTAATTACGATCTATTTGTTGTACGGCAATCGTTGCATGCAGGGTATAATTCGGATAAACGTAGGTGCCCGTGAAGGTTTATACCTAATCTATCTTGCGAAACAAAAGACAAAAAAGagcattaaataaaaaatcaccgGACATCTAGTTGTCTGTAGAAAGGCGTCGAAATACATCTGACCCGgttatattcatttattctgGACTCGCGCTATCATGATCagtttttaatataattaccaagacaaaaataaaaaataaaactaaaaagcAAAAAGCTGAGGACCAGCTCGCTTGCACGCCTAATTGCACACGGATTGATGAAACGAACTTCGACTTATCGATTTCCCTGCGGTGTAACTCTGGATTCTGATTTAAAACTAATTTATAAACCGGACTACTTTTCTCCTTTGACGCGTTGCGCCTCCATCAGGttacatgtatgtgtgtgtgtgtgtgtgtgtgtgtgtggtaTGCATATACATGTGGGTCAATGATCAATGGTCTGCTACTCAAGATTTGTTCTAGCTAAAAATTATCGACCAAGTTATATGAGTACATCCCGGAATGCTGATAAATATCTACGATATTATTTATCAACGGTTTCACTTCTATGTTTAGTTGAGCATCAAGGTGTAGAGGGACGATTCACGTTCCGATAATTTGTCGAGGACACGTCGTGATTTCCGAATCTGGAGACGAATCAGCTTGATAAAAGTTGACAAATGGCACGGGTTCTTCTCTTTCAATTCAGCTGAACTTTTTGTATCAGCAATACGGcgtccaaaaataaaaaaaatatagaaatagcAGGAAAAAATGAGTTGGAAggatgaaagagaaagagcgaaaaaaaatttaatttcagcgGTGATTCAAAGTTACATAGTTAACTGCAATTTGTGGTCCAACCTTTAAAACTACTCTGTAGTCTACGGATCGATATTATAAAAAAGATCTTTGTGAAAAGAAAACGCACTTCACTGAATCAGAGTTCAAACTTTCGAGCAAACTGTTTCTAAATAATATTGACCCAACTTTCCCACAAGATGAGGCGCCGAATGATTTTGTACGCCTAAGTGTAAAAAACTAGCAAAATACCTGATAATTTAATGTCATGCCTATTACCCAGAGATTGCATAACGCACGCTTCTGAGTGCgaatagcaataaataatGTAGCTGAAATTAACCGCTTGTGCAGCGAACTACTCAACACCTAATCACCGATTGTCAGCAGTCTCGAAATATTTTGAAGATGAGATTACCCTAGGTTTACAATAGAACCGTAGTGTTAAATGGCGACAGATACATTATCACGGCACGTACATCAGCTGACTTATTGTTAAAGAAATCTCACAAGTGTGAGGTAATCAAAAGCTGTTCGCATAGCATGCTGTAAGGATCACGCATGTACACAGCTTTTATGCCAAGCCATCAAATTCCAAACAGCTTCTAGAATTCTGTAGACTAGTTTCAAGACTTGAATAACGAGTTTAGATCCTAACACTGGACGAAAATGGAGAGGATGTAAAAGAAGGAATGAAACAAATCGGCTGCCGAAAACTCGGCGTATTGTTAAGTAtttcaaaatctcatattctctGCCCGTTAATTAACTGTGTACAGAACGATTCTCCTAGTTCTTATTACTCGATCGTAGCCTCGAGCGAACACTTAACCGAGTAATATTTGTCGAAAGGGGAACCTAGTTCGAAGATTTGTGTCTTGTACGCTAGATAGAAGCGGTCGCAGGATGCCTGACGGGTCGGGCTCGAATTGGATACGGCAAATTGAGAATTACGTCAATTTACACAGTCTGCGGATGAGCGTGTGGCCATCCTAAAATCAAGGATGGTTAACGTGGAGGGAAAAAATGACACGAAACGGGATTACGATGCTGCTGCAGCAGTCGCAGCAGAGGCGGTGAGTAAAAGTGAAGAGATGCCTAGGCTGCGTTCCACATATGGAGTCGGTCTTGAAGCGGATGGCCATTGGCTCCGAGGGAAAACCACATCTTCGCCCCGGCATCATCCGGTCGTTTCAAGTCGAATGCTCCAGGGCAGAAAGGCAAAGTCCTTCTGTAAGCGTCGGGTTCATCCTCTCCTCATTCCTCTCATGGTCGCAGATGCGGTGAAACCAAAAGACGCGACCGCGCTTCGAAACACCTGAATCAATTACAGCCCCGATAAACACAGTTACATATACTTACCAGCCGTCGCATTACACGCGCATTATGTCGCTTGTTCCCGGAGATATAACAAGTGGATTTCGCCGTGACCAAAAAGTTCACGCGACCTTTACGAACCTCTGCCTTTGATCCTTACAATCATCACAGCTCGGCAGATGCCTGCACAGCGTACGTAGGAAATAACGCGATATGTCATTATTTGACATTATCTGTGCGCCAAGTGAAACCGAAACAAGCCAATACATGGTATTTAGGCGGCGTGCAGCGTGCCTGACGCCCTCGCTATGGTTTTCGCAAATCCAATCGCTCGGGTATGTAATACGGGTGATATATTCCAGTGCCTAATTGGTTCCCTAATTGATTTTGTAATTTGAACGCACCACGTTGAGTATCCATCATCGTGAGAAAACCAGCAGAACTCGTTATAGTGGATTAACATCATCGTGGATGCGTAAGCCCCGTTTAGATCAACGCCGCGAGTCGTCGAACAGGCACGATTAACTAGAGCAAATCCTCATACTTAATGTGGTTACTCAAGCATACGCATACGAATCATACATGCGCTGCGATCAAACACAAGGGCGAAGAGGTCAGGCTAGGCGAAGCCAGTTTTCCGAACATTCTCGAATCACAAGCTGTTTCGCATCATTTTCTTGGACCGATGATCCGTCTGATGTTTTTCACctgtataaaatgtaaaatttctaaaattgacGTTTGATATATTTGATATGAACATTCATGCTAGGTATAGGGAAATAAATGTATAGGGATTTTGAAGTCAGGAAAGTTGCGATGGCTGGATTAAAACTCGATGTACATATATGCGATAAAAATGTTACTGTCATCAAGTGTGGTTGAGAATTTTAATGCCAATCGAGTTTGCCGCGCGATTATGTACATCTATACATATGTGCATGGAGTAAGCGTTTGACAGGAGTTTATATAGAACTTTTATTCCGTGAGGAGAATCCAACTAGACGTATAAATTTACCGTCGCAGCAGACTTCGTGCAGCCTGAGGAAGCAATACATATCGAGAAATTACTATTGTCGCAATTTAGAGAGTGGAAAATCTTATGGAGTGTAATGAGAGAGCGAGGGGAAATAGGTTGGATTGCCGCTTAACTCTATACCGTCAGTAATTTTCGCCAACTATATTTCGACACGACGGTTCTGACACATTTGCCTTTTTTTGTTACCCGGTCAACTTACAAATAGGCTTCAGTGGGCAAAAGTGTAACACGTAGAAACGTTTGCAAAAGTAGCCTAACTCGGAATATATTCAAGCGAAATGAACGCACCCGGTGCCAGCCTTTGACCTTTAACTCTCTAGGAAGAAGGAAGTGtagatacatgtataaagAAGAAAGGCAAGTGCCACGACGGACATTCTGAGCTATAGGCTGTGACTGCTGCCCGAGTAACGATGGCAAAAAGAATTTCCTCGCTCGACGCCGCGTTTAACCAAAGGAGAACAAATTTCACGTCGTAGGACCAATTCGCGCCTGCAGATCACAGCATGAATACCTGCAGGTGATTGTCGCCGAGCGAAGACGATTTCCTGTATACTGACTGGCCAGCTCGAAATGTTTTCTTGTAGATGCTAATCACCGagtcactctctctctctctctctctctctctctctctctctctctctctctgtttgtCTCTCTGTCTGCACCTATCGAACTTTCCGTGTATACCGCCGCCTAGCCTGGCGTGGGTGTGTGGCCGTCTTCTCTTACATCTAGGTGCGTTTGAAACCAACCTGTCCACTCGGACGGTGCAGCAAGCGGCATTAATGTGGCAGctgagagagggagagaatcACAGCCTGGCGAACCTGCAATGATGGTGCAATTGCACATTGCCATGTCCGCGCGGTGACACTTCGAGGCAGTTCCTGGTGATCCTCCAGCCAGGAAGGCCGGTCATCGCTTCCTAGTGACCCGCATTGTGGAAGATACTCGCTTCCCATTTGAAATACAGACGCGCAAAGAGCGGTGGAGAGCTCGCGAATTCCCCGACTCGTACTCTCACTAtcgtgatttctttttttactccctttccttttttcatttgcATTTCGATAACAATAGGAGAGATAATCCATTTATCGCAAAGGGGGACAGATATGTTTTACGatcgtacgtatacgtatgcttatacgtacatatgcGCATATAGATATAGTATCGAGCATATATTCAAACACATGGGAGGGCGACGCATCGGAAGACGCGCGGGCACATTTCTATGGCTGCTGAAGAAAGTTAAGAATTTTCACCTCTTAGAGAAAGCATATCATCACACGTGTGTGTTTCTCGCACACTTCGCCTGCTCCTTCGGAGTAACAGCAACAGTGGCAGTAGCACCGACAGCGCGTACTTTGTCTTACCTCATTCTTCATCCGAGGATgcataggaagaaaaaaaattccttctgTGGGTTCAAGTGACTGCCGATTACCGGTGTTACGCTTAATGAGACAACGttctttcattcaaataaGTCCCTTAAGCTATATGGCAATTTCCAGCATACTTTACGCGGTGAATTGAGAACACTTCTTGCTGATTCTTCATTCTCAAATAAGAACTTTTGACACTGCAAAGTATACTCATGCTCCCGTGGATACAGGTTCTTCCATTTCGAAGTATTCTTGAGTCTGTGACGAACATGCGGCGGCTGTTTATAGTCATAATGACGGCAAATTGAAGGGTAAACACGTTTAACACAGTTGGCAGTTGCGTTTAGCTCCGTTTAACGTAGGGTCaccaaaatattttgcatGTATGTTTAGAAATTCACAGATTCCTGTTTAGTGTGTCATTGGGTCAATCCACTGTCTTCGGGGGCCGTTATGACCCAGGTGGTTGTTTGGATATTCGTTGTAGTTTTATCTAGGTTGAATTGTTTAGAGAATCGTATCGTTCGACGACCTTTCGCATCATCTCcgaaattatttatactcATCTTCACGCgagtaaataaatatggttttCTATTTTCGACGTCCCGGCAGTGAATGAAGCCTCACAAAAATACTCGTTAAAAGTACGCTTATAGATTGATCAACCTTGCAATTATACGCCTGCAATgctggattttttttaactagtCTCAAGTCCATGCGCCATTTTACACAAGAGAAACGAGGATGTTCACACATTCGATACATTTTGCATTATCTTTTTCATAAGTACGTTGTGGAagtgtcaaatttttctcacgagATCACGCAAACCTTTGTGTGAAATTCGCAATTCTACATACGAAATCAAAGTTTCATATTCCGTATGTAATTTGTTGAATTACCGCAACGctttcattttcaactatAAAAGATAAAGGGTTCGTTGTAATAcacataataatttataaaaagcGTGTTGCACAATTTCTCACCGATACTTTTCTTGTATACTCTTCTTTCGTTAACCGTCCGTTAAC is a window of Neodiprion fabricii isolate iyNeoFabr1 chromosome 6, iyNeoFabr1.1, whole genome shotgun sequence DNA encoding:
- the LOC124185386 gene encoding glycine-rich cell wall structural protein — its product is MRAFMIVALAAVAMARPEAGYSYSQPSGSYGAPGGGLAGLGLGGGIGGGGLSLGSSHGGGGGGGGFTSFGGSGGSGGFGGHSFGGGSSFGGISGGGGSFGGSGGGFGGGFGGGFGGGAVGGGGSLIQKHIYVHVPPPEAPEDRPSRPILPPAPPQKHYKIIFIKAPTPPTPTAPVIPALPQQDEQKTLIYVLVKKPDEAPEINLPTIAPTQPSKPEVYFIKYKTQKEVTSGGGGGIGGGIGGGIGGGIGGGIGGGIGGGLDSGIGGGIGGGHGGGIGGGIGGGHGGSDGHGSIGGGSGPSGPSSNYGPPGASGPY